From a region of the Candidatus Fusobacterium pullicola genome:
- the mrdA gene encoding penicillin-binding protein 2: MKKLKRRNINIKLGEENSTRDIILKAFILIVFLLVGLRMFYLQVLMGDKYSYLSQRNRIKLKEIEAPRGKIFDSKGRLVVTNGSGYRLVYLQERKQTPEILKEISEVTGYTEDYIAKKIKYGEIFPYTRENVIIDDLKPEIAHKLMEQLIDYPYLQVQTYSKRRYLYDNVAAHSIGYVKKISEKEYERLKDAGYGPRDIIGKDGLESEYDKELQGEDGYEYIEVNALNKLQRKIEEKKNPVPGKDMYMTLDMELQEYMEKQFEEDGRAGAFIALNPKNGEILTMVSYPTYSLNMFSSQISYDEWDKIINDPRKPLANKAIAGEYPPGSVFKVVSAIAFLENGVDPKEQYYDKTGYYQIGKWKWRAWKAGGHGYTDMKKSIVESANPYYYRYSDKIGHKPIIDVAASFGLGEKTGIDIPGEKKGLLPDTVWKKKVIGSGWFKGDTILLSIGQGYLLVTPLQIANLYAAIANRGEVVYTPHLVKEFHDSDGNIFPTKLHEKEIGKYPKSYYNILNDALVATVSQDNGTTKVLRTNGIKVAAKSGSAQNAHSKITHAWVAGYFPADNPEIVFATILEEAGGGGAVAGGMTRRFIDKYLEIKNRPTDDPKSENIIESNKESL, translated from the coding sequence ATGAAGAAATTGAAGAGAAGGAATATTAACATAAAACTTGGAGAAGAGAATAGTACTAGAGATATAATATTAAAAGCTTTTATTTTGATAGTTTTTTTATTAGTAGGGTTGAGAATGTTTTATCTACAAGTTTTAATGGGAGATAAATATTCCTATCTCTCTCAAAGAAATAGAATAAAATTAAAAGAGATAGAGGCACCGAGAGGGAAGATCTTTGATAGTAAGGGTAGACTTGTAGTAACAAATGGTTCAGGTTATAGATTGGTCTATCTTCAAGAGAGAAAACAAACCCCAGAGATATTGAAGGAGATTAGTGAAGTTACTGGGTATACAGAGGATTATATTGCTAAAAAAATAAAATATGGAGAGATATTTCCATATACAAGAGAAAATGTTATAATAGATGATTTAAAACCAGAGATAGCTCATAAGCTAATGGAGCAATTAATAGATTATCCATATCTTCAAGTACAAACGTATTCTAAGAGAAGATATCTTTATGATAACGTAGCTGCACATAGTATAGGATATGTAAAAAAGATATCGGAAAAAGAGTATGAAAGGTTGAAAGATGCTGGATATGGACCTAGAGATATTATTGGAAAAGATGGACTTGAAAGTGAATATGATAAGGAACTTCAAGGGGAAGATGGGTATGAGTATATTGAAGTAAATGCCCTAAATAAGTTACAAAGAAAGATAGAGGAAAAAAAGAATCCAGTTCCAGGAAAAGATATGTACATGACACTGGATATGGAGCTTCAAGAATATATGGAGAAACAATTTGAAGAAGATGGAAGAGCAGGGGCATTTATTGCCTTAAACCCTAAAAATGGAGAGATTCTAACAATGGTAAGCTATCCAACTTATTCATTGAATATGTTTAGTTCACAAATATCCTATGACGAATGGGATAAGATAATAAATGATCCTAGAAAGCCACTTGCTAATAAGGCTATAGCTGGAGAGTACCCACCTGGTTCAGTATTTAAGGTGGTTTCTGCTATTGCTTTTTTAGAAAATGGTGTAGATCCTAAAGAGCAGTACTATGACAAAACTGGATACTATCAGATAGGAAAATGGAAGTGGAGAGCTTGGAAAGCTGGAGGACATGGATATACAGATATGAAAAAATCTATTGTTGAATCTGCTAACCCATATTACTATAGATATTCAGATAAAATTGGTCATAAGCCAATTATAGATGTAGCAGCTTCTTTTGGACTAGGTGAAAAAACTGGAATAGATATTCCAGGTGAAAAAAAAGGTTTACTTCCTGATACAGTATGGAAAAAGAAAGTAATAGGAAGTGGTTGGTTTAAGGGAGATACTATATTGTTATCAATAGGACAGGGGTATCTTTTAGTAACACCATTACAGATAGCAAACTTATATGCAGCGATAGCCAACAGAGGAGAGGTAGTATATACACCTCATCTAGTTAAGGAATTTCATGACTCAGATGGGAATATCTTTCCAACAAAGTTGCATGAAAAGGAGATTGGAAAATATCCAAAATCATACTACAATATTTTAAACGATGCATTAGTAGCAACTGTATCACAAGATAATGGAACTACTAAAGTGTTGAGGACAAATGGGATAAAGGTCGCAGCTAAAAGTGGTTCGGCACAGAATGCACACTCAAAGATAACACATGCATGGGTTGCTGGATATTTCCCAGCTGATAATCCAGAGATAGTTTTTGCTACTATTCTAGAAGAAGCTGGCGGAGGGGGAGCTGTAGCTGGAGGAATGACGAGAAGATTTATAGATAAGTATCTAGAGATTAAGAATAGACCTACAGATGATCCAAAAAGTGAAAATATTATAGAGAGTAATAAAGAGAGTTTGTAA
- a CDS encoding ribonuclease J codes for MLRAEKGSISQEKKKRIERKLKTANVVCEVDGIKEKIKAIKEGIKELKTEKVKKVTGKVAKEKSSVLTETKEAKEAKAQKEEKMYVIPLGGMEEVGKNSTVIQYRDEIIIIDSGVIFPDENLLGIDLVIPDFSFLENNKDKIKGLFVTHGHEDHIGSIPYLYQKIDKSVPMFGGKLTLALAKSKFENGFSRDIPKMKEVKGRSKIKVGKYFTVEFIKITHSITDAYSILVTTPAGTVFHTGDFKIDLTPVDGEGVDFARLSQIGEQGVDLMLSDSTNSEVDGFTPSEKSVGEAFRAEFSKAKGRIIVAAFASHVHRLQQIVNVAQEHGRKIAIDGRSLVKVFEIAGSLGYLKVPNDMMVPLSEVDTLKDNKVVILCTGTQGEPMAALSRIAKNMHKHIKIKEGDTVIISATPIPGNERAVSNNINNLLKYDAEVVFKKIAGIHVSGHGSKEEQKLMLNLIKPKYFMPVHGEHKMLKAHQDTAMETGIPKNNIIIAQNGSKIEVTKSGAKIKGKVNAGCTLVDGLGVGDIGNIVLKDRQQLSQDGVVVIVFTLDKETGKIVAGPDIVTRGFVYSKESDDIIKEAIENIKEKIDDTSNYYSKDWGLLKNTTRDIAAKFFYNKTKRNPMILPIIMEV; via the coding sequence ATGTTAAGAGCAGAAAAAGGGAGTATCAGTCAAGAGAAGAAAAAAAGAATTGAAAGAAAATTAAAAACAGCAAATGTTGTTTGTGAAGTAGATGGAATAAAAGAGAAAATAAAAGCTATAAAAGAGGGAATAAAGGAGTTAAAAACTGAAAAGGTAAAAAAAGTTACTGGGAAGGTAGCAAAAGAGAAAAGCTCTGTATTAACTGAAACAAAAGAGGCGAAGGAAGCTAAAGCTCAAAAAGAAGAAAAAATGTATGTAATACCTCTAGGTGGAATGGAAGAAGTAGGAAAAAATAGTACTGTAATCCAATATAGAGATGAGATTATAATAATTGATTCAGGAGTAATATTTCCAGATGAGAATTTGTTAGGAATAGATTTAGTAATCCCAGATTTTAGCTTTTTAGAAAATAATAAAGATAAGATAAAAGGATTATTTGTAACTCATGGACATGAGGATCATATAGGTTCAATTCCATATCTTTATCAAAAAATAGATAAAAGTGTCCCTATGTTTGGAGGAAAACTTACATTAGCACTAGCTAAATCTAAATTTGAAAATGGATTTAGTAGAGATATCCCTAAGATGAAAGAGGTAAAAGGGAGAAGTAAGATAAAGGTAGGAAAATATTTCACAGTTGAGTTTATAAAAATAACTCATTCTATAACTGATGCTTACTCTATACTTGTAACAACACCTGCAGGAACAGTTTTCCATACTGGAGACTTTAAAATAGATTTAACACCTGTAGATGGAGAGGGAGTAGATTTTGCTAGACTTTCACAAATAGGAGAGCAAGGGGTAGACCTGATGTTATCAGATTCTACTAACTCTGAAGTAGATGGATTTACACCATCTGAAAAAAGTGTTGGAGAGGCTTTTAGAGCAGAGTTTTCTAAAGCTAAGGGAAGAATAATTGTAGCCGCTTTTGCTTCCCACGTTCATAGACTTCAACAGATAGTAAATGTAGCTCAAGAGCATGGAAGAAAGATTGCTATTGATGGTAGAAGTTTAGTTAAAGTTTTTGAAATAGCTGGAAGTTTAGGATATTTAAAAGTTCCAAATGATATGATGGTACCACTTTCTGAAGTAGATACTTTAAAGGATAACAAGGTTGTAATTCTTTGTACAGGAACACAGGGAGAACCAATGGCAGCTCTATCAAGAATAGCTAAAAATATGCATAAACATATAAAAATAAAAGAGGGAGATACTGTTATAATTTCAGCTACCCCAATACCTGGAAATGAGAGAGCTGTATCTAATAATATAAACAATCTATTGAAATATGATGCAGAGGTTGTTTTTAAGAAGATAGCTGGAATTCATGTTTCTGGACATGGAAGTAAAGAGGAACAAAAGCTGATGCTAAATCTGATTAAACCTAAATATTTTATGCCTGTACATGGAGAGCATAAAATGTTAAAGGCACATCAGGACACAGCTATGGAAACTGGAATACCTAAAAATAATATAATTATAGCTCAAAATGGTAGTAAAATAGAAGTTACAAAATCAGGGGCTAAGATAAAAGGTAAGGTAAATGCAGGATGCACTTTAGTAGATGGATTAGGTGTTGGAGATATAGGAAATATTGTATTGAAAGATAGACAGCAATTATCTCAAGATGGAGTTGTTGTTATTGTATTTACTTTAGATAAAGAAACAGGTAAAATAGTAGCAGGACCAGATATTGTAACAAGAGGTTTTGTTTACTCAAAAGAATCTGATGATATAATAAAAGAGGCTATTGAAAATATAAAAGAGAAGATAGATGATACTTCTAATTATTATTCAAAGGATTGGGGATTATTAAAGAATACAACAAGAGATATAGCAGCTAAGTTTTTCTATAATAAAACTAAGAGAAATCCAATGATATTACCGATAATTATGGAAGTATAA
- the yhbY gene encoding ribosome assembly RNA-binding protein YhbY, with amino-acid sequence MELTSKRRAYLRKKAHDLDALVRIGKDGVTDNLIQSILDAIESRELLKVKILQNCEEEKMEIMEQLSQCKEFEVVGIIGRTIILFRENKDKPVVSLELKNI; translated from the coding sequence ATGGAATTAACAAGCAAAAGAAGAGCATATTTAAGAAAAAAGGCTCATGATTTAGATGCACTAGTAAGAATAGGAAAAGATGGAGTAACTGATAATTTAATTCAAAGTATTTTAGATGCAATAGAATCAAGAGAGTTATTAAAAGTAAAGATACTTCAAAACTGTGAAGAGGAAAAAATGGAGATAATGGAGCAATTATCACAATGTAAAGAGTTTGAAGTAGTAGGAATAATTGGAAGAACTATTATTCTTTTCAGAGAGAATAAAGATAAGCCAGTTGTATCTTTAGAGTTAAAAAATATCTAA
- a CDS encoding divergent PAP2 family protein, with protein MSPGIILGNRILDVVFVAWFIAQFYKVLKTIFVDKKLNIKRMWETGGMPSSHSSTVSCLTTCIGIRHGMNSDMFAIAMILSGIVMYDATGIRRAAGKQAGVINQFVEKIPLMLGEKRYERYFGKEKGEKLKELLGHTPFEVLIGCIVGIVIGLIFTDYLQG; from the coding sequence ATGAGTCCCGGAATAATTCTAGGAAATAGGATATTAGATGTAGTATTTGTAGCTTGGTTTATAGCACAATTCTATAAGGTATTAAAAACTATTTTTGTAGATAAGAAATTAAATATAAAAAGAATGTGGGAAACGGGAGGAATGCCTAGTTCCCACAGCTCTACTGTGTCTTGTTTAACTACTTGTATCGGAATTCGTCATGGAATGAATAGTGATATGTTTGCTATTGCTATGATACTTTCTGGGATAGTGATGTATGATGCCACTGGGATAAGAAGAGCAGCTGGGAAACAAGCAGGAGTAATAAATCAATTTGTTGAAAAGATACCTCTTATGTTAGGAGAAAAAAGATATGAGAGATATTTTGGAAAAGAGAAAGGTGAAAAATTAAAAGAACTTTTAGGACATACACCTTTTGAAGTTTTAATCGGTTGTATCGTGGGGATAGTTATAGGTTTAATTTTTACTGATTATTTACAGGGGTAG
- the dxs gene encoding 1-deoxy-D-xylulose-5-phosphate synthase, producing the protein MKNIHDMSIEDINKKAQEIREKLIETVSKNGGHLAPNLGIVELTLCLHKVFDFSKDRLLFDVGHQSYVHKLLTGRDKNFSTLRKRGGIGPFTDPKESSADPFISGHAGTALSAGAGIAMASPEKKVIVVVGDASISNGHSLEALNNIGGHKLKNMIIILNDNEMSIGKNVGSLSRFFGKFMVSEKYMNFRDDVKSLIKKIKIAGGVSDTLERMEFSVKNFFLPLNMLESFGFKFFGVLDGHNVEELLSTLNKVKNIEGPIFIHIKTQKGKGYSFAEQDKEKFHGISPFNMETGDTDLSGKIYSGIFGKEIVKLGEEDKDIVAICSGMVKGTGLGEFFKKFPDRAIDTGIAEGHAVTFAGGLATQDKKPYVVIYSTFLQRAYSQLIHDISLQKLPVRFIVDRAGIVGEDGKTHNGLYDLSIFLTIPNYTVLAPATSKELLEMLEFSKNFQDGPLVIRIPREVEYNIEGDREFEFGRWRELKKGKENLFIATGSMVKEILDIEDRLKARGIEGTIVNASTLKPLDEKYLLECVKEYKNIFVLEEAYEKNSFGSSIMEFYNEKDIDVMIKKIALKEGAIPHGKRSELLEEFGLRGENLIGRIEEKIDAGKK; encoded by the coding sequence ATGAAAAATATACATGATATGAGTATTGAAGATATAAATAAAAAAGCACAAGAGATAAGAGAAAAATTGATAGAGACAGTAAGCAAAAATGGAGGACATCTAGCCCCTAATCTTGGAATAGTAGAATTAACACTATGCTTACATAAGGTATTTGATTTTTCAAAGGATAGACTACTTTTCGATGTAGGGCATCAATCTTATGTTCACAAATTACTTACCGGAAGAGATAAGAACTTCTCGACCTTAAGAAAAAGAGGGGGAATAGGACCATTTACAGATCCAAAGGAGAGTAGTGCAGATCCTTTTATATCTGGACATGCAGGAACAGCTCTTTCTGCAGGAGCAGGAATAGCAATGGCTTCTCCAGAAAAGAAAGTGATTGTAGTAGTAGGAGATGCTTCTATATCCAATGGTCACTCTTTAGAAGCGTTAAACAATATTGGTGGACATAAGTTAAAAAATATGATAATTATCTTAAATGATAATGAGATGTCAATTGGAAAAAATGTAGGCTCACTTTCAAGATTTTTTGGGAAGTTTATGGTAAGTGAGAAGTATATGAACTTTAGAGATGATGTTAAAAGTCTCATAAAGAAAATAAAGATTGCAGGAGGAGTTTCAGATACTCTAGAGAGAATGGAGTTTTCTGTAAAAAATTTCTTTTTACCTCTAAATATGTTAGAAAGTTTTGGATTTAAGTTTTTTGGAGTATTAGATGGACATAATGTTGAAGAGTTACTTTCTACACTGAATAAAGTAAAGAATATAGAGGGACCAATATTTATTCATATAAAGACTCAGAAGGGAAAAGGATACTCTTTTGCTGAGCAAGATAAAGAGAAATTTCATGGAATTTCTCCATTTAATATGGAAACTGGAGATACAGATTTAAGTGGAAAGATATATTCTGGAATCTTTGGAAAAGAGATTGTAAAATTGGGAGAAGAGGATAAAGATATTGTAGCTATATGTTCTGGTATGGTTAAGGGAACAGGCTTGGGGGAGTTTTTTAAGAAATTCCCAGATAGAGCTATAGATACTGGAATAGCAGAGGGACATGCAGTAACCTTTGCAGGAGGTCTTGCTACTCAAGATAAAAAGCCGTATGTAGTAATCTATTCTACGTTTTTACAAAGGGCGTATAGTCAACTTATTCACGATATATCATTACAGAAATTGCCAGTTAGATTTATAGTTGATAGAGCGGGAATAGTAGGAGAGGATGGAAAAACTCACAATGGATTGTATGATCTATCAATATTTTTAACTATTCCAAATTATACAGTGTTAGCACCAGCTACATCAAAAGAGTTGCTAGAGATGTTAGAGTTTTCTAAAAATTTCCAAGATGGTCCGCTTGTTATAAGAATACCAAGAGAGGTAGAATATAACATAGAGGGAGATAGAGAGTTTGAGTTTGGAAGATGGAGAGAATTAAAGAAGGGAAAAGAAAATCTTTTTATAGCCACTGGAAGTATGGTAAAAGAGATTTTAGATATAGAGGATAGATTGAAAGCTAGAGGAATAGAGGGAACCATAGTAAATGCTTCAACTTTAAAGCCCCTAGATGAGAAATATCTTTTAGAGTGTGTAAAAGAGTATAAGAATATATTTGTTTTGGAAGAAGCCTATGAAAAAAATTCTTTTGGAAGCAGTATAATGGAATTTTACAATGAAAAAGATATAGATGTTATGATAAAAAAGATAGCTCTAAAAGAGGGGGCTATTCCTCATGGAAAGAGAAGTGAACTTTTAGAAGAATTTGGTTTGAGAGGCGAAAATTTAATAGGAAGAATTGAGGAAAAAATAGATGCAGGAAAAAAATAG
- a CDS encoding HD domain-containing protein yields the protein MQEKNRRALGFITSLLDLEMVQDLELFDDQGVKVSTHTYDVLKISIDELKRDYRTYLEAKERVDFFALTVGIIIHDLSKGSIRKTEEKYSHSQMMLKKPEYITKEAEKVLKEIEEKIGAEIKDDIKKNIIHIVLSHHGKWGKIQPNSKEAHIVHRADMYSAKYHRINPIGADKILELMSKGVQLDDIPEKLNCTQGVVKDRLKRAKQELKVKTTKQLLNYYKKNKKIPIGDNFFIQRVRETEKLKRVVDKKGFKNIMLESPLLPYMIDEEIFKI from the coding sequence ATGCAGGAAAAAAATAGGAGAGCACTTGGTTTTATCACCTCTCTTTTGGATTTAGAGATGGTACAGGATTTAGAACTTTTTGATGACCAAGGAGTAAAAGTTTCTACTCATACATATGATGTTTTAAAAATTTCGATAGATGAGCTAAAGAGAGATTATAGAACATATTTAGAAGCTAAAGAGAGAGTTGATTTTTTTGCTCTTACAGTTGGGATTATAATTCATGATTTGAGTAAGGGGAGTATAAGAAAGACAGAGGAGAAGTATTCCCATTCTCAAATGATGTTAAAGAAGCCAGAATATATAACAAAAGAGGCTGAAAAAGTTTTAAAAGAGATAGAGGAAAAAATAGGAGCGGAGATAAAGGACGATATTAAGAAAAATATTATCCATATAGTATTATCTCACCATGGGAAATGGGGTAAGATACAACCTAATAGTAAAGAGGCACATATAGTTCATAGAGCTGATATGTATTCAGCTAAATATCATAGAATCAATCCTATAGGAGCAGATAAGATATTGGAACTTATGTCAAAGGGAGTCCAATTAGATGATATTCCAGAGAAGTTAAATTGCACTCAAGGGGTTGTAAAGGATAGATTAAAAAGAGCAAAACAGGAGTTAAAAGTAAAGACAACAAAACAGTTGTTGAACTATTATAAAAAGAATAAAAAGATTCCTATCGGAGATAATTTCTTTATTCAAAGAGTGAGAGAGACTGAGAAATTGAAAAGAGTGGTAGATAAAAAAGGGTTTAAAAATATAATGCTAGAGAGCCCACTACTACCATATATGATAGATGAGGAGATATTTAAAATCTGA
- a CDS encoding TlyA family RNA methyltransferase — protein sequence MKERLDVLLVKRGFFPDKEKAQGAIMAGLVIVDEKKIDKSGTMIKLDKEPNIRIKGESLKYVSRGGLKLEKAVSVFEMDFNGKKVLDVGASTGGFTDCALQNGAEFVYSVDVGTNQLDWKLRNNPQVKSIENMHIKDLTLDDIDGNLVDYIVMDVSFISIKKIIGDLVKFFKPETKLMALIKPQFEVDKEHIAKGGIVKDDARHVEVIKDIIEYAKAEGLYLEGLDFSPITGSKGNVEYISIFGRDSSKEREIEIEEIVGRGKNLGGTV from the coding sequence ATGAAAGAAAGGTTAGATGTTCTGTTAGTTAAGAGAGGTTTTTTTCCAGATAAAGAAAAAGCTCAAGGAGCTATCATGGCTGGACTTGTAATAGTAGATGAGAAAAAAATAGATAAAAGTGGAACAATGATAAAGTTAGATAAAGAACCTAATATTAGAATAAAAGGGGAGTCTTTAAAATATGTAAGTCGTGGTGGATTGAAACTAGAGAAAGCTGTATCAGTTTTTGAGATGGATTTTAATGGGAAAAAAGTATTAGATGTAGGAGCATCAACAGGGGGATTTACAGATTGTGCTCTACAAAATGGAGCGGAGTTTGTTTATTCCGTAGATGTTGGAACTAACCAGTTGGATTGGAAACTAAGAAATAATCCACAGGTAAAGTCTATTGAGAATATGCATATAAAAGATTTGACTTTAGATGATATAGATGGAAATCTAGTTGATTACATAGTAATGGATGTATCTTTTATATCTATAAAGAAGATAATTGGAGATTTAGTTAAATTTTTTAAGCCAGAAACTAAGCTTATGGCACTTATAAAACCACAATTTGAAGTGGATAAGGAGCATATAGCAAAGGGTGGAATAGTAAAAGATGATGCTAGACATGTAGAGGTAATAAAAGATATAATAGAGTATGCTAAAGCTGAAGGACTTTATTTAGAAGGATTGGACTTTTCACCAATTACAGGAAGTAAAGGTAATGTAGAGTATATATCTATTTTTGGAAGAGATTCTTCTAAAGAAAGAGAGATAGAGATAGAAGAGATAGTGGGAAGAGGGAAAAATTTAGGAGGTACAGTATGA
- a CDS encoding S41 family peptidase encodes MRGILKSRIIMVLLAALIFTNCFGKDESKAANKKSEESIGFLSNIRQLKELSDIMDVINQNYVGDKEIDKKSLMQGALKGMIDSLGDPHSNYFTKDQLENFQEDIKGKYVGVGMVVQKRVNEPLVVVSPIEDGPGYKAGMKPKDKIIAIDGVSTYNLTSEEAVDKLKGKENTKVKVTVVRDGVKESKDIEITRAVVELKYVKSKMIDENNKIGYLRLTQFGENVYPDVAKALENLQKQGMKALVFDLRSNPGGALDQAIKISSMFLEEGRVVSVKSKDGEEQVSNREGKYYGDFPLVILINGGSASASEIVSGAIKDNKRGILVGEKSFGKGSVQTLVTLPDGDGIKLTIAKYYTPSGVCIHGVGIEPDVKVEEKNGYMLFDSVVTNIDEKGTKENKKELIKEVVGEKEANEFENHKDIQLDTAVGILKGILLEKK; translated from the coding sequence ATGAGAGGTATACTAAAAAGTAGAATTATAATGGTATTATTAGCAGCTCTAATTTTTACTAATTGTTTTGGAAAAGATGAGAGTAAGGCAGCTAATAAAAAAAGTGAAGAGTCAATAGGTTTCTTATCAAATATCAGACAGTTAAAAGAGCTTTCTGATATTATGGATGTAATAAATCAAAATTATGTAGGAGATAAAGAGATAGATAAAAAATCTCTTATGCAGGGAGCTTTAAAAGGAATGATTGATTCTTTAGGAGATCCACACTCTAACTATTTTACAAAGGATCAGTTAGAAAATTTCCAAGAGGACATAAAAGGAAAATATGTAGGAGTTGGAATGGTAGTACAAAAAAGAGTAAATGAACCATTAGTAGTAGTATCTCCTATTGAAGATGGTCCTGGATACAAGGCTGGAATGAAACCAAAAGATAAGATTATAGCAATAGATGGTGTATCTACATATAATCTTACAAGTGAAGAAGCTGTAGATAAGTTAAAAGGAAAAGAGAATACAAAGGTTAAGGTTACTGTAGTAAGAGATGGAGTCAAAGAATCTAAGGATATAGAGATAACAAGAGCAGTTGTAGAGCTAAAATATGTTAAGAGTAAGATGATAGATGAAAATAATAAAATAGGATATTTAAGACTTACTCAATTTGGAGAAAATGTATATCCAGATGTAGCAAAGGCCTTAGAAAATCTACAAAAACAAGGAATGAAGGCATTGGTATTTGATCTGAGAAGCAATCCAGGAGGAGCTTTAGATCAAGCTATAAAAATCTCATCTATGTTCTTAGAAGAGGGAAGAGTTGTAAGTGTTAAATCTAAAGATGGAGAGGAACAAGTATCAAATAGAGAGGGAAAATACTATGGTGATTTTCCATTGGTAATTCTTATCAATGGTGGAAGTGCTTCAGCTTCTGAAATTGTTTCTGGAGCTATTAAAGATAATAAGAGAGGTATCTTAGTAGGAGAGAAGAGTTTTGGAAAGGGAAGTGTACAAACTTTAGTTACTCTACCTGATGGAGATGGAATAAAACTTACAATAGCTAAATACTATACACCTAGTGGGGTGTGTATCCATGGAGTAGGAATTGAGCCAGATGTTAAAGTGGAAGAAAAAAATGGATATATGCTATTTGATAGTGTAGTTACAAATATAGATGAAAAGGGAACAAAAGAGAATAAAAAAGAGTTAATAAAAGAAGTAGTAGGAGAGAAAGAGGCAAATGAGTTTGAAAATCATAAGGATATTCAACTTGATACTGCTGTAGGAATTTTAAAAGGTATACTACTAGAGAAAAAATAG
- the rsmI gene encoding 16S rRNA (cytidine(1402)-2'-O)-methyltransferase has product MLYIVATPIGNLEDMTLRGIRILKEVNYIFAEDTRVTKKLLNHFEIENTVYRYDEFTKMHQITNIINLLKEGKDIALVTDAGTPCISDPGYELVDAAHKEGIKVVPIPGASALTASASVAGLSMRRFCFEGFLPKKKGRQTLLKSLAEEERTIVIYESPFRIEKTLRDIEQFIGVREVVIIREITKIYEEIMRGTTTELIERLSKNPIKGEIVLLIKGLED; this is encoded by the coding sequence ATGTTATACATAGTGGCAACACCTATTGGAAATCTTGAAGATATGACTTTAAGAGGAATTCGTATTCTAAAAGAGGTAAACTATATATTTGCTGAAGATACGAGAGTTACAAAAAAATTATTAAATCATTTTGAGATAGAGAATACTGTATATAGATATGATGAGTTTACAAAGATGCATCAGATAACAAATATAATCAATCTATTGAAAGAGGGAAAGGATATAGCATTAGTTACAGATGCTGGAACACCATGTATATCTGACCCAGGTTATGAATTAGTAGATGCGGCTCATAAAGAGGGAATAAAAGTAGTTCCAATTCCAGGAGCTAGTGCTCTTACTGCTTCTGCTTCAGTAGCTGGATTAAGTATGAGAAGATTTTGTTTTGAAGGGTTTTTACCTAAGAAAAAGGGAAGACAGACTCTTTTAAAATCTTTAGCTGAAGAAGAAAGAACAATAGTCATATATGAATCTCCATTTAGAATTGAAAAAACTTTAAGAGATATAGAGCAGTTTATAGGTGTGAGAGAGGTAGTAATCATAAGAGAGATAACTAAAATCTATGAAGAGATAATGAGAGGAACTACTACTGAGCTTATAGAGAGATTATCTAAAAATCCTATAAAGGGAGAGATCGTTCTTTTAATAAAAGGATTAGAAGATTAA